CGACCGTGACTTCATAAACATGTTGGTCAAAGAAGCCAAACTTACTGTGCTTCTGCATCACCCTAATATCGTTCAAGTTTATGACCTTGATAAGGAAGGCGATGAGTATTACATCGCCATGGAATATGTACCATCAGTTAACTTAAGCATGTTGCTAGTGCATTGTGCTGATACTGATCAAACCATTCCAGTACCGGTAGCAGTTAGTGTTGCCCTGCAGATGCTGCAAGGTCTTAGCTATGCACACACTCTAAAGAGTGCAGATGGGCAACCAATGAACATCTTGCACCGAGATATTACCCCGCAAAATATCTTAATTACTAAAGAAGGATGGGTAAAAATTACTGATTTTGGTATTGCTAAAGCCAAAAATGAAATATCAACCACACAACCAGGCACCATTCGCGGCAAACTTGGTTATGTAGCTCCCGAGCAACTCAGAACTAAAACTGCTGATCAACGCGTTGATATTTTTAGCGCTGGTATCGTTTTATGGGAAACTTTAGCCCAACGACGATTATTTAAAGGTGAAGATGAAGTCGACACTTTAGGAAAAATTGTCGATGCAAAAATTCCGAATCTTTGCAAACTTAGAGAAGATATTTCACCACAGCTAAACGCGGTAATTCAACGCGCACTGGCACGCGACCCTGATGCCCGCCCGATTAGTGCTGCGGCTTTTCATGATGAGCTATTAGCAGCTATTCAACCTGCAACTGGTAATGATTATTTAAAAGAGTCGCGCCAATTTTTAGAAGCGCAAAGCACTTTATTTAAGCAACATCAACCTGAAGTAAAAAACAATGAAACACCTACTTTAGCTATTGCTGGTACAAAAACCAGCAATCAGGGTATCATTGCCATCACCAAGCTCACTGTACCAGCACCACATCCTAAACGGCGTTTAGTATTAGCAAGCTTAGCCATTTTGCTGTTAGCGGCGGCGGCTTTAGTATGGTGGAAGGTGATTAAACCAAAGCCAATTATCCAACCAGCCTTAACAGTACAAGAGGTTCAGGCTGCCATAGATGCTGCAAATGAAAGCATCTTAAAATGTTATACAGAAAAAATTACCGCTAACCTAAATCCCAGCGCCCAATTAGTAATTGCCGCTAACGGACATATTACTGATGTAAAATTACAACCAGGGGCAATGTCTGAAATAAGCACCTGTTTAAATACGACGTTAAAAAACATTCACTTACGAGCACATCCCGCAGCCAAATTTGTGGTTACCATAAAGCTGCCGCAACCACAAAAACCAACTGTCTCAAGTGCACCAAGCAATGAAACCGCAGAAGTTGAGCATAGTACTCAAAAAGAATCACAAAAACCGAATAATACACCGCGCCCTTTACGTCCACTTTCACCTGAAGAAATTCAACGGGGAGTCGTCTTACGTTTTGCCGCAATTAGTCGATGCCTTAGTGATCTCGAGCAAAAATCTGCTCCAGATACCGTGATTGCTCATATAGTAATTCAAGCAAATGGTCGGGTGAAAACGGTAAAACTTACGCCCAAACTAGCTTCAGCAACCGTGACAAAATGTCTAACTAAGACATTAAAACGACTTCGTTTTCGAGCTGGCAGCAAAGCAGTTGAAGCTAATCTACCTTTACATCTACAACGTTACTCACCAGATAAATAAAAACTAAAATTATATTTTTAGCGATTGTTGGTTTCAAGGTGTGCGCTGATATAGCTTTCAAGTTGTCTCATTTCGCTGACATCGATCTTCATTAAGCGTACCCCGATACCAGATCGCCCTTCGGCCATCTGCGGTTGCGTACGAGTTGACCAGACTACTAAACCACGACAATGAAGAGTTGAGTCTGGCAACTTAAATTCCAGATCGAATTCTTTACCAAAACCAAGCGGTTCCTCCATCTCAATAAATAAACCGCCCAGGCTGATATTGAGGATCTGGCCGGTGACAATCGTACGACCACCGGGCATTTTCAGCTTAGCTTCAATACGTGCTTGTACACGTGGATGTGCGCGTTTAACCGATTTCTCCACTTTGAGCAGCTCCAAATTAAATGGTGGCTAACCATGTAATATAGCAAGGAGCGAAGATCACAGCCAGAAATGTGCACAAAGAAAATTTTTTATGGCGCGTTAAGTCGACAACCGCAATTCATGGTCTCGAGATCTATTGAACAAAACTCAGTCATTGGCTCACATGCTGGGGTACATTCCCCTTGGGCGGTAGTTGGGTTTAGCACGCATTCTTGCCAAGATGCGCAGGTTATAGCTTTGCACTCAGTACCAACAACAACGCAGGTATCACTATGAGCGGCACATTCGGTTGCATCGTAACCGCTGCAATTTAGATCACATGCATCCCCTCGACACTCACAATAAAGTGGGCCTTCACAGGCAATACTCATAATTTGTGGATTTTCAGGGTCACTGACACAAATTGGTGTTTCACCATCGTTGCAACAAGGTGACGGTTCTGTAGAAACACAGGTTGAACTTTGATCTGCCCAGGTACACGTAGCACTCGGGCAAGTG
Above is a genomic segment from Deltaproteobacteria bacterium containing:
- a CDS encoding protein kinase, with amino-acid sequence MIISCTVCQRTFTLDSVRAHGVKQAKCVCGATIVLRDPVNRTKFGKYYLQERLAAGGMGEVLLAKSVGVEGFERDLAIKKILPHLSRDRDFINMLVKEAKLTVLLHHPNIVQVYDLDKEGDEYYIAMEYVPSVNLSMLLVHCADTDQTIPVPVAVSVALQMLQGLSYAHTLKSADGQPMNILHRDITPQNILITKEGWVKITDFGIAKAKNEISTTQPGTIRGKLGYVAPEQLRTKTADQRVDIFSAGIVLWETLAQRRLFKGEDEVDTLGKIVDAKIPNLCKLREDISPQLNAVIQRALARDPDARPISAAAFHDELLAAIQPATGNDYLKESRQFLEAQSTLFKQHQPEVKNNETPTLAIAGTKTSNQGIIAITKLTVPAPHPKRRLVLASLAILLLAAAALVWWKVIKPKPIIQPALTVQEVQAAIDAANESILKCYTEKITANLNPSAQLVIAANGHITDVKLQPGAMSEISTCLNTTLKNIHLRAHPAAKFVVTIKLPQPQKPTVSSAPSNETAEVEHSTQKESQKPNNTPRPLRPLSPEEIQRGVVLRFAAISRCLSDLEQKSAPDTVIAHIVIQANGRVKTVKLTPKLASATVTKCLTKTLKRLRFRAGSKAVEANLPLHLQRYSPDK
- a CDS encoding PilZ domain-containing protein yields the protein MELLKVEKSVKRAHPRVQARIEAKLKMPGGRTIVTGQILNISLGGLFIEMEEPLGFGKEFDLEFKLPDSTLHCRGLVVWSTRTQPQMAEGRSGIGVRLMKIDVSEMRQLESYISAHLETNNR